The Osmia lignaria lignaria isolate PbOS001 chromosome 14, iyOsmLign1, whole genome shotgun sequence genome has a window encoding:
- the bys gene encoding bystin, whose translation MGKAKKVKPSKGETKLPKVGLADQIEEDKTVKSKNRNKIRIRNDADEEFVEPSLTKRILSQARQQQIEIEEESGIRPTSKSTRKPLVKLGTELSDTEEQSSEDELDDSHYYEDIQINEEDERAIEMFMSKDPTPMKTLADIILEKLTEKKTEIETQFSDVGSMQMQDLDPRVKAMYEGVRDVLSKYRSGKLPKAFKIVPSLKNWEQILYITDPTKWSAAAMYQATRIFASNLKEKMAQRFYNLVLLPRIRDDIAEYKRLNFHLYQALRKALFKPAGFMKGILLPLLESGTCTLREAVIIGSVIAKNSIPILHSSAAMLKIAEMDYTGANSIFLRIFFDKKYALPYRVIDAVVFHFIRFERDPRELPVLWHQSLLVFVQRYKGDISSEQREALLGLLRKQSHHSITPEVRRELQHAKCRDVELTEPKPEPMVC comes from the exons ATGGGAAAAGCGAAGAAGGTAAAGCCTTCTAAAGGTGAAACAAAACTTCCGAAAGTTGGATTGGCAGATCAAATAGAAGAAGATAAAACAGTAAAATCAAAGAACAGAAATAAGATCAGAATTCGCAATGATGCAGATGAAGAg TTCGTGGAGCCTTCTCTTACAAAAAGGATTTTATCACAAGCCAGACAGCAACAGATAGAAATTGAAGAAGAAAGTGGAATAAGACCAACATCAAAATCTACAAGAAAACCATTAGTAAAACTTGGAACTGAGCTTAGTGATACAGAAGAACAGTCAAGCGAAGATGAACTGGATGATTCACACTATTATGAGGATATTCAAATAAATGAAGAAGATGAGCGAGCTATAGAAATGTTCATGTCTAAAGATCCTACACCAATGAAAACATTAGCTGACATAATACTGGAAAAATTAACAGAGAAGAAAACAGAAATTGAAACTCAGTTTTCAGATGTAGGTTCTATGCAGATGCAAGATTTAGATCCAAGAGTTAAAGCAATGTATGAAGGAGTCAGAGATGTTTTGTCAAAATATCGAAGTGGAAAATTACCCAAAGCATTTAAGATTGTGCCCAGCTTAAAAAATTGGgaacaaatattatatattacagATCCAACAAAATGGTCAGCTGCAGCAATGTACCAAGCTACTCGTATATTTGCTTCTAATCTTAAAGAAAAGATGGCACAAAGATTTTATAATTTAGTATTATTACCTCGAATTAGGGATGACATAGCAGAATATAAAAGACtgaattttcatttgtatcaAGCATTGCGTAAAGCATTATTCAAACCTGCTGGTTTTATGAAAGGAATTTTACTTCCACTTTTAGAGTCTGGAACATGTACATTAAGAGAGGCTGTCATCATTGGATCTGTAATTGCAAAAAATTCGATACCAATTTTACACTCTTCAGCAGCAATGTTGAAAATTGCAGAAATGGATTACACTGGAGCAAATAGTATCTTTCttagaatattttttgataaaaagTATGCTCTACCATATAGAGTTATAGATGCtgttgtatttcattttattag ATTTGAAAGGGACCCTAGAGAACTGCCAGTTTTATGGCATCAATCATTATTAGTTTTCGTACAACGTTACAAAGGTGATATTAGTTCTGAACAAAGAGAAGCTTTGCTGGGACTATTAAGAAAGCAATCTCATCATTCAATTACACCTGAAGTACGAAGAGAATTACAACATGCTAAATGCAGAGATGTAGAACTTACAGAACCTAAACCAGAACCAATGGTTTGTTAA
- the Mcm7 gene encoding minichromosome maintenance 7 yields the protein MPSKVLRDYTKAREQLKTFLTEFMVMDDSSGEKVFKYRKQLTNIAHREQVDITIELDDVHEFDDELAISIASNTRRYVNLLLELIQEMLPEFKERPVPPKDALDVYIEHRLLMESRNIHLGEQHDPRNKYAPELMRRFEVYFKNFDAAKDYSVRDIKADKIGKLVTVRGIVTRCSDVMPLLIVATYTCDQCGAETFQPVHSLKYMPLKTCPSDDCRINKSGGVLEMQTRGSKFIKFQELKIQEHSDQVPVGHIPRTLSVYCRGEVTRKCLPGDHILVTGIFLPIIKSGFSTRAGAALLNETYIDAHRITCLTNSDTVDDSSALLTTEELSILMEDDFYSKLAQSIAPEIYGLEDVKKALLLLLVGGTDKQKDDIKIRGNINICLMGDPGVAKSQLLSFITRLAPRSQYTTGRGSSGVGLTASIMKDPLTGQMMLEGGALVLADQGVCCIDEFDKMADADRTAIHEVMEQQTISIAKAGITTRLNARVSILAAANPAYGRYNPKRTIEQNIQLPAALLSRFDLLWLIQDRADRNNDLKLAQHITYVHQHCIQPPTESNVLDMNLIRKYITLCKTKQPVIPEDLTTYLVESYVEMRRAARNSEDKTFTSARNLLALLRLSTALARLRLADVVEKDDIIEANRLIEMSKHSINYSETLQSNVQQNPMNRIFYLIRDLAGDKKTIKVSEILERCTSKGFKPDQVNDCIEEYEALNVWQVNQTRTQITFI from the exons atgccGTCCAAGGTATTGAGAGATTATACAAAAGCCAGAG AACAATTGAAAACGTTCTTAACGGAGTTTATGGTAATGGATGACAGTTCTGGTGAAAAGGTATTTAAATATAGAAAGCAACTCACTAATATTGCTCATCGTGAACAAGTTGATATCACAATAGAATTAGATGATGTTCATGAATTTGATGACGAATTAGCAATATCTATTGCAAGTAATACACGAAGATATGTCAATTTACTTTTAGAG CTTATTCAAGAGATGCTACCTGAATTTAAAGAGAGACCTGTACCCCCGAAAGATGCTTTAGATGTATATATTGAGCATAGATTATTAATGGAAAGCCGTAATATTCACCTTGGTGAGCAACATGATCCCAGAAATAAATATGCTCCAGAACTTATGAGACGTTT TGaagtatatttcaaaaattttgatgCAGCAAAAGACTATTCAGTGAGAGATATAAAAGCAGATAAAATAGGAAAATTAGTTACAGTACGGGGCATAGTAACAAGATGTAGTGATGTAATGCCACTACTCATTGTTGCTACATACACCTGTGACCAATGTGGTGCAGAAACATTTCAACCA GTACACTCTCTTAAATACATGCCATTAAAAACATGTCCTAGTGATGACTGCCGTATAAATAAATCTGGTGGAGTATTAGAGATGCAAACAAGAGgatcaaaatttataaaatttcaagaattaaaaatacaagaacaT AGTGATCAAGTTCCTGTAGGCCACATTCCAAGAACACTGTCAGTATATTGTAGAGGTGAAGTAACAAGAAAGTGCTTACCTGGAGACCACATACTTGTTACAGGCATTTTTTTACCTATCATCAAATCTGGCTTCTCTACTCGAGCGGGCGCAGCTCTTTTGAACGAAACGTATATAGATGCACAT AGGATTACGTGCCTTACTAATTCTGACACAGTTGATGATAGTAGCGCTTTATTGACTACCGAAGAATTATCCATATTAATGGAAGATGATTTTTATAGCAAATTAGCTCAATCTATTGCTCCAGAAATATATGGACTTGAAGACGTTAAAAAAGCTTTGTTATTACTTCTAGTTGGTGGAACAGATAAACAAAAAGATGATATTAAGATCAGAG GTAACATCAACATTTGCTTGATGGGTGATCCAGGAGTTGCCAAATCGCAGTTACTTTCATTCATAACAAGATTGGCTCCTCGTTCTCAGTATACAACTGGTAGAGGATCTTCTGGTGTAGGGTTAACTGCTTCAATTATGAAAGATCCTTTAACTGGGCAGATGATGCTCGAAGGAGGAGCTTTAGTACTCGCTGATCAAGGTGTGTGCTGCATCGACGAATTCGATAAAATGGCAGATGCAGATCGAACAGCTATTCACGAAGTGATGGAACAGCAGACTATATCAATTGCCAAAGCAGGCATTACAACTCGGTTAAATGCAAGAGTTTCAATCTTAGCTGCTGCAAATCCTGCGTACGGTAGATATAATCCAAAAAGGACGATCGAACAAAATATTCAATTACCTGCTGCTTTATTATCGCGATTTGACTTATTATGGTTAATTCAAGATCGAGCGgatcgtaataatgatttgaA ATTGGCTCAACATATAACTTATGTTCATCAGCATTGTATACAACCCCCCACAGAATCGAATGTGTTGGATATGAATTTAATTAGGAAATATATTACTCTGTGCAAAACAAAACAGCCAGTTATTCCAGAAGACTTAACAACGTATTTAGTTG AATCCTATGTAGAAATGAGGAgagcagctcgtaatagtgagGACAAAACCTTCACCTCTGCGCGTAATTTATTGGCATTACTGCGTTTATCAACTGCATTAGCTCGTCTAAGATTAGCAGACGTAGTTGAAAAAGACGACATCATCGAGGCGAATAGATTGATAGAAATGTCTAAACATTCTATTAATTATTCTGAAACGTTACAATCCAACGTACAGCAAAATCCAATGAATCGTATCTTCTATCTTATCAGAGATCTAGCAGGCGATAAGAAAACTATTAAAGTATCGGAGATATTGGAACGATGTACCAGTAAAGGATTTAAACCCGATCAAGTTAATGATTGCATCGAAGAATACGAGGCATTGAACGTGTGGCAAGTGAATCAAACAAGAACacaaataacatttatttaa